The following proteins come from a genomic window of Flavobacterium crocinum:
- the ychF gene encoding redox-regulated ATPase YchF: MKAGIVGLPNVGKSTLFNCLSNAKAQSANFPFCTIEPNIGVVNVPDPRINKLEELVKPERVQMATVDIVDIAGLVKGASKGEGLGNQFLGNIRECNAIIHVLRCFDNDNIVHVDGNVNPIRDKETIDIELQLKDLETIEKRLEKVKRAAKTGNKEAQAEEALLNRIREALLQAKSARTIVPQNNDEEVLMESFQLITAKPVLYVCNVDESSAVNGNKYVDQVRELVKDEDAEVIVLSVGAEADITELESYEERQVFLEDMGLEEPGASVLIRAAYKLLKQQTYFTAGVKEVRAWTINIGATAPQAAGVIHTDFEKGFIRAEVISYDDYVQYGSEAKAKEAGKFKVEGKEYIVKDGDVMHFRFNV, translated from the coding sequence ATGAAAGCAGGAATTGTAGGATTACCAAATGTTGGAAAATCAACATTATTTAATTGTTTATCTAATGCAAAAGCGCAGAGTGCAAACTTTCCGTTTTGTACAATCGAGCCAAATATTGGTGTTGTAAACGTTCCGGATCCAAGAATCAATAAATTAGAAGAATTAGTAAAACCAGAGCGTGTTCAAATGGCAACTGTAGATATCGTAGATATTGCAGGTTTGGTAAAAGGAGCAAGTAAAGGTGAAGGTCTTGGAAACCAGTTTTTAGGAAACATTAGAGAGTGTAATGCTATTATTCACGTTTTACGTTGTTTTGACAATGATAATATTGTACATGTTGACGGTAACGTAAACCCAATTCGTGACAAAGAAACTATTGATATCGAATTGCAGTTAAAAGATTTAGAAACAATCGAAAAACGTTTAGAAAAAGTAAAACGTGCTGCAAAAACAGGAAATAAAGAAGCTCAGGCTGAAGAAGCTTTATTAAACAGAATTAGAGAAGCTCTTTTGCAGGCAAAATCTGCAAGAACGATTGTTCCTCAAAATAATGATGAAGAGGTTCTAATGGAATCTTTTCAGTTAATTACAGCAAAACCGGTCTTATACGTTTGTAATGTTGACGAAAGTTCTGCAGTTAACGGAAACAAATATGTTGATCAGGTTCGTGAATTAGTAAAAGATGAAGATGCTGAGGTTATTGTACTTTCAGTAGGAGCAGAGGCTGATATTACAGAATTAGAAAGCTACGAAGAGCGTCAGGTTTTCCTTGAAGATATGGGACTAGAAGAGCCGGGAGCATCAGTGTTAATTCGTGCAGCTTACAAATTGTTAAAACAACAAACTTATTTTACAGCTGGTGTAAAAGAAGTTCGTGCCTGGACAATCAATATTGGGGCAACTGCGCCACAAGCAGCAGGAGTTATCCATACTGATTTCGAAAAAGGTTTCATCCGTGCTGAGGTTATTTCATACGATGATTACGTTCAATACGGTTCTGAGGCAAAAGCAAAAGAAGCCGGGAAATTCAAAGTAGAAGGAAAAGAGTATATTGTTAAAGATGGTGATGTAATGCATTTCCGTTTTAACGTTTAA
- a CDS encoding TIGR02117 family protein codes for MLKKSFKIFGWTLFGIFSFLALYISSVLIISKITVNSDIVKVEEQNAIPIYILSNGVHTDIVVPIKNEIKDWRNEIRFNQTQSKDSLMNFIAFGWGDKGFYLDTPEWSDLKASTALKAAFGVSSSAMHTTFFKQLREGDDCKRILVSKENYQNLVNYISNSFNDPVHPEWIQGHSYGKKDAFYEAKGSYSLFYTCNTWANNALKAANQKASLWTVYDKGIFYHYK; via the coding sequence ATGCTAAAAAAATCATTCAAAATTTTCGGCTGGACACTTTTCGGAATCTTTAGCTTTCTTGCTTTGTACATTTCTTCTGTTTTAATTATTTCGAAGATTACCGTCAACTCAGATATTGTAAAAGTTGAAGAGCAAAACGCAATTCCAATTTACATTCTTTCAAACGGAGTTCATACTGATATTGTAGTTCCAATAAAAAATGAGATTAAAGACTGGCGAAACGAAATCCGGTTCAATCAGACCCAATCCAAAGACTCGTTAATGAATTTTATCGCTTTTGGCTGGGGAGACAAAGGTTTTTATTTGGACACACCCGAATGGTCAGATCTAAAAGCGAGTACAGCTCTAAAAGCCGCATTTGGTGTGAGTTCTTCCGCAATGCATACTACATTTTTTAAACAATTAAGAGAAGGTGATGACTGCAAACGTATTTTGGTTTCAAAAGAAAACTATCAAAATTTAGTCAATTATATCTCAAATAGTTTTAATGATCCTGTACATCCAGAATGGATTCAAGGTCATAGTTATGGTAAAAAAGATGCGTTCTACGAAGCAAAAGGAAGTTACAGTCTTTTTTATACCTGCAATACCTGGGCAAATAACGCTTTAAAAGCTGCCAATCAAAAAGCAAGTTTGTGGACGGTTTATGATAAAGGGATTTTTTACCATTACAAATAA
- a CDS encoding YihY/virulence factor BrkB family protein, producing MKNKNIFSKVWYLLKTTFFEFNDDNAIKLSAALSYYTIFALPPLLIIIITICGVFFGEEAVTGQLYGQINRLVGNNAAVQIQEAIKNVQLSDSNVFVTVFGIVMLLIGASGVFAEIQSSINYIWGLRAKPNKGLKKFIQNRLMSFSMIVSVGFLMIVSLMVNAILDLLNARLKLYFPDTTVYLFYVVNLLIVFASITLLFAIIFRTLPDGIIKWKDAFIGASSTAILFMIGKFAIGLYLGNSTVASVYGAAGSVIIILVWVYYSAIILYFGAEFTKVYAKAFGGSISPNDYSVEIQKEIFEIEN from the coding sequence ATGAAAAATAAAAATATTTTCTCGAAAGTATGGTATTTATTAAAAACCACATTTTTTGAATTTAATGACGATAACGCTATTAAATTAAGTGCTGCATTGTCTTATTATACCATTTTTGCATTGCCTCCATTATTGATTATTATCATTACGATTTGTGGTGTCTTTTTTGGGGAAGAGGCAGTTACGGGTCAGTTATACGGTCAGATCAATAGATTGGTAGGAAATAATGCTGCTGTGCAAATTCAGGAGGCAATCAAGAATGTTCAATTATCAGATAGTAATGTTTTTGTAACTGTATTTGGTATTGTGATGCTTTTAATTGGAGCATCGGGAGTTTTTGCGGAAATTCAGAGTTCTATCAATTATATTTGGGGATTAAGAGCAAAACCAAATAAAGGGCTGAAAAAGTTTATTCAAAACAGATTAATGTCTTTTTCTATGATTGTTTCGGTTGGATTTTTAATGATTGTCAGTTTGATGGTCAATGCAATATTAGATCTTTTAAATGCGCGCTTGAAATTGTATTTTCCTGATACTACAGTGTATCTTTTTTATGTGGTGAATCTTCTAATTGTTTTTGCCAGCATTACATTGCTTTTTGCTATTATATTCCGAACTTTACCTGACGGAATCATTAAATGGAAAGATGCTTTTATTGGAGCATCTAGTACTGCGATTTTATTCATGATAGGTAAATTTGCAATTGGTCTGTATTTAGGAAACTCTACTGTTGCAAGTGTTTACGGTGCAGCAGGTTCTGTAATTATAATTTTGGTTTGGGTATATTATTCAGCTATTATTTTATATTTTGGAGCAGAATTTACTAAAGTCTATGCGAAAGCCTTCGGTGGAAGTATTTCGCCAAATGATTATTCTGTAGAAATACAAAAAGAGATTTTTGAGATTGAAAATTAA
- a CDS encoding NADPH-dependent FMN reductase, whose translation MKIVAFGGSNSKQSINKRLATYASSLFENADVEVLDLNDFAMPVFSVDLEKEIGQHKTAQSFLNKLKEADILVVSMAENNGNYSVAFKNVFDWSSRIEKDVFQHKPMLLLATSPGGRGGASVLGIAQNLFPRYGAEIKGSFSLPAFGSNFDLQENKISNAELDQELKDIIKSNF comes from the coding sequence ATGAAAATAGTAGCCTTTGGAGGAAGTAACAGCAAGCAGTCAATCAACAAACGTTTAGCGACTTATGCATCTAGTTTATTTGAAAATGCAGATGTAGAGGTTTTAGATCTTAATGATTTTGCAATGCCTGTATTCAGCGTTGATTTAGAGAAAGAAATAGGACAGCATAAAACAGCGCAATCATTTTTGAATAAACTTAAAGAAGCTGATATTTTAGTAGTTTCAATGGCAGAAAATAACGGAAATTATTCTGTTGCTTTTAAAAATGTTTTCGACTGGAGTTCCCGAATTGAAAAAGATGTTTTTCAGCACAAACCAATGTTATTGTTAGCCACTTCGCCAGGTGGTAGAGGAGGCGCGTCTGTTTTAGGAATTGCACAAAATCTTTTCCCTCGTTATGGCGCAGAAATTAAAGGAAGTTTCTCATTGCCAGCATTTGGCTCGAATTTTGATTTACAGGAAAATAAAATCTCTAACGCTGAGTTAGATCAGGAACTGAAAGATATTATTAAATCAAATTTTTAA
- a CDS encoding transglutaminase domain-containing protein, with protein sequence MPQKKIALIFLLLNLLFINFTFSQKISEVDKIVAKYPKSFDTTEKLADRIEKDFDSDYDRARAIYSWIAFNIRYDYNAYLNPPRTQGFSYSSEAEKQRKIKQINDNLIQKAFKSKKAVCEGFTALYQHLASLMDIKCEIIRGDSKISVRDIGRKTTSSNHAWNMVLIDKKWRLIDVTWGQGYYDSSKGRMINDFNPAYFDTDPDYFFAKHFPDSGSYLGNRLSKEDFLNGPLIYNTTIEKDYKIKSPDSGIIEAGNGDKITFEIKNISKSNQVFYVNRKNQAVKVQNPKEKRGGLEFQILIDSNIGDYITVFVDGNSVVSFKIVSK encoded by the coding sequence ATGCCACAAAAAAAGATTGCCCTTATTTTCCTTTTATTAAATCTTCTTTTTATCAATTTTACTTTTTCTCAAAAGATAAGTGAAGTCGATAAAATAGTTGCGAAATACCCGAAAAGTTTTGATACGACTGAAAAATTAGCCGACAGAATCGAAAAAGATTTTGATTCGGATTATGATCGTGCACGTGCTATTTACAGCTGGATTGCTTTTAACATTAGATATGATTATAATGCTTATTTGAATCCGCCAAGAACGCAGGGTTTCAGTTATTCTTCTGAAGCTGAAAAACAGCGAAAAATCAAACAGATCAACGATAATTTAATTCAAAAAGCTTTTAAATCTAAAAAAGCAGTTTGCGAAGGGTTTACAGCTTTGTATCAGCATTTGGCTTCTTTGATGGATATTAAATGCGAAATAATTCGTGGCGATTCTAAAATTTCAGTTAGAGATATTGGTAGAAAAACGACTTCTTCCAATCATGCATGGAATATGGTTTTGATTGATAAAAAATGGCGATTAATTGATGTGACCTGGGGGCAAGGCTATTATGACAGCAGTAAAGGCAGAATGATAAACGATTTTAATCCTGCTTATTTTGATACAGATCCAGATTATTTCTTTGCGAAGCACTTCCCAGATTCAGGTTCTTATTTAGGAAACAGATTGAGTAAAGAAGATTTCTTAAATGGTCCGTTAATCTACAATACAACAATTGAAAAAGACTATAAAATCAAATCTCCGGATTCTGGAATAATTGAAGCCGGAAATGGTGATAAAATTACTTTTGAAATCAAAAATATCTCAAAATCTAATCAGGTTTTCTATGTCAATAGAAAGAATCAGGCTGTAAAGGTTCAAAATCCAAAAGAGAAACGAGGAGGTTTAGAGTTTCAGATTCTAATTGATAGCAACATAGGTGATTACATAACTGTTTTTGTAGATGGCAATAGTGTTGTTTCTTTTAAAATTGTTTCGAAATAA
- the pncB gene encoding nicotinate phosphoribosyltransferase encodes METTFLKSILDNDFYKFTMQHAVIKLFPKAKVRYGFINRGKHIFPEGFADLLRNSVNALADLRLTKEEKNYLAHYCPYLDPTYLDFLQGYSFDPSEVQISQEGSEIKVTVEGFWYRTILWEVPLMALISELFYKANHLIRLNDEAIKSLTKEKIDNYNTLGVSILEFGTRRRHSYEVHDLINETLRTNGGHSFIGTSNVHFAMVNNRRPLGTHAHEWFMFHAAQYGFQMANFVSLENWTKVYGGDLGIALTDTYTTEIFFNQFDKKYSKLFDGVRHDSGDPIEFAQKVISHYTKMGIDPKSKAIVFSDSLNYDKVKAIVDFCKDKIKMSFGIGTNFTNDVGLPAMNMVIKLTDTKPDNIHWQGVVKLSDEKNKNTGTPEMIALAKEVLGIK; translated from the coding sequence ATGGAAACAACTTTTCTGAAATCAATCTTAGATAATGATTTCTATAAATTTACGATGCAGCATGCTGTAATTAAACTTTTTCCGAAAGCAAAAGTTCGTTACGGATTTATAAACAGAGGAAAACATATATTTCCGGAAGGATTTGCAGATTTACTTCGAAATTCTGTTAATGCTTTGGCTGATCTTCGTTTAACAAAAGAAGAGAAAAATTATCTGGCACACTATTGTCCTTATCTTGATCCTACTTATTTAGATTTTCTTCAGGGATATAGTTTTGATCCTTCTGAAGTGCAGATTAGTCAGGAAGGTTCAGAAATAAAAGTTACAGTTGAAGGATTTTGGTACCGAACCATTTTATGGGAAGTGCCTTTAATGGCTTTGATTTCGGAGCTTTTTTACAAGGCAAATCATTTGATTCGCCTGAATGATGAAGCGATTAAATCACTTACCAAAGAAAAAATCGACAATTACAATACATTAGGAGTTTCTATTCTGGAATTTGGTACAAGACGACGTCATTCTTATGAAGTGCATGATTTGATAAATGAAACGCTGCGAACAAATGGAGGACATAGCTTTATTGGAACCAGTAATGTACATTTTGCAATGGTTAATAACCGAAGACCTTTAGGGACACATGCACACGAATGGTTTATGTTTCATGCAGCGCAGTATGGTTTTCAAATGGCAAATTTTGTGAGTCTTGAAAACTGGACAAAAGTTTATGGTGGCGATCTGGGAATTGCTTTAACAGATACCTACACTACAGAGATATTCTTCAATCAGTTTGATAAAAAATATTCTAAGCTTTTTGACGGTGTTCGCCATGATAGCGGTGACCCGATTGAATTTGCTCAAAAAGTGATTTCGCATTATACCAAAATGGGAATTGATCCAAAATCGAAAGCTATTGTTTTTTCAGATTCTTTAAATTATGATAAGGTAAAAGCGATAGTCGATTTTTGCAAGGATAAAATAAAAATGTCATTTGGGATTGGTACAAACTTCACAAATGATGTTGGCCTTCCTGCTATGAATATGGTGATCAAATTAACCGATACAAAACCTGATAATATACATTGGCAAGGAGTGGTAAAACTTTCAGACGAAAAAAACAAAAATACGGGAACGCCCGAAATGATTGCTTTGGCGAAAGAAGTGCTGGGAATCAAATAG
- a CDS encoding DNA topoisomerase IV subunit B, with amino-acid sequence MLEQNQYNEDNIRSLDWKEHIRMRPGMYIGKLGDGSSPDDGIYILLKEVLDNCIDEFVMGAGKTIEVSIKDKTVSVRDYGRGIPLGKVVDVVSKMNTGGKYDSKAFQKSVGLNGVGTKAVNALSTFFRVESVRDEKQKGAEFSAGNLVLEEDVIETTKRKGTKVIFTPDETIFKNYKFRLEYVVKMVKNYCYLNNGLTIIFNGEKYYSENGLRDLLEETINEEDLEYPIIHLKDHDIEVALTHSKTQYSEEYHSFVNGQNTTQGGTHLAAYREAVVKTIREFYNKNFDASDVRKSIVSAISIKVMEPVFESQTKTKLGSTDMGSDDGTPAVSVRTFVNDFIKTKLDNYLHKNPTTADALLRKILQAERERKELSGIRKLATDRAKKANLHNKKLRDCRAHLPDTKNPRNLESTLFITEGDSASGSITKSRDVNTQAVFSLRGKPLNSYGMTKKIVYENEEFNLLQAALDIEDGLEKLRYNNIVIATDADVDGMHIRLLLITFFLQFFPELIKEGHLYILQTPLFRVRNKKETIYCYSEEERKDAIEKLKPKPEITRFKGLGEISPDEFKNFIGDTIRLDPVMMDKHTSIEQLLSFYMGKNTPDRQEFIIKNLKVEIDELEEA; translated from the coding sequence ATGCTAGAGCAAAATCAATACAACGAAGATAATATTCGTTCACTCGATTGGAAGGAACATATTCGTATGCGTCCGGGTATGTACATCGGGAAATTAGGGGACGGATCATCACCGGATGATGGTATTTATATTCTTTTAAAAGAGGTTTTAGACAACTGTATCGATGAGTTCGTTATGGGTGCCGGTAAAACTATCGAAGTATCTATAAAAGATAAAACAGTTTCTGTTCGTGATTACGGACGTGGAATTCCGTTAGGAAAAGTAGTAGACGTAGTTTCTAAAATGAACACAGGAGGAAAGTACGATTCTAAAGCTTTCCAGAAATCAGTTGGTTTGAACGGTGTCGGAACAAAAGCGGTAAATGCACTTTCTACATTTTTCCGTGTAGAATCGGTTCGTGATGAGAAACAGAAAGGAGCGGAGTTTTCGGCAGGAAATTTAGTTTTGGAAGAAGATGTAATTGAGACAACCAAACGTAAAGGAACGAAAGTAATTTTTACCCCGGATGAAACGATTTTTAAAAATTATAAATTTCGTTTAGAATATGTGGTGAAAATGGTCAAAAACTATTGTTACTTAAACAATGGATTGACTATTATTTTTAATGGAGAAAAATACTATTCAGAAAACGGACTTCGTGATTTATTAGAAGAAACGATCAATGAAGAAGATTTAGAATATCCAATTATCCATTTAAAAGACCATGATATTGAAGTTGCGCTTACACACAGTAAAACGCAATATAGCGAAGAATATCACTCTTTTGTTAATGGACAGAACACAACGCAGGGAGGAACGCACTTAGCGGCCTATCGTGAAGCGGTTGTAAAAACAATTCGTGAGTTTTACAATAAGAATTTCGATGCATCAGACGTTCGTAAATCGATTGTGAGTGCGATTAGTATTAAAGTGATGGAACCAGTTTTTGAGTCTCAGACCAAAACAAAATTAGGTTCTACCGATATGGGTTCTGATGATGGAACACCGGCGGTATCTGTTCGTACTTTCGTAAATGATTTTATCAAAACGAAACTGGATAATTATCTTCATAAAAATCCAACAACTGCGGATGCTTTGTTACGAAAAATTCTTCAGGCAGAACGTGAACGTAAAGAATTATCAGGAATTAGAAAACTGGCAACAGATCGTGCTAAAAAAGCGAATCTTCACAACAAAAAATTAAGAGATTGCCGCGCACATCTTCCTGATACGAAAAACCCAAGAAACTTAGAAAGCACACTTTTTATTACTGAGGGAGATTCGGCTTCCGGATCGATTACAAAGTCGCGTGATGTGAATACACAAGCAGTTTTCAGTTTGCGTGGTAAACCTTTGAATTCATACGGAATGACAAAGAAAATTGTGTATGAAAACGAAGAATTCAATTTATTGCAAGCAGCGCTTGATATCGAAGACGGATTAGAAAAATTACGTTACAACAACATCGTAATTGCAACCGATGCCGATGTCGACGGAATGCACATTCGTTTGCTTTTAATTACGTTTTTCCTTCAGTTTTTCCCTGAATTAATCAAAGAAGGACATTTGTATATTTTACAAACCCCACTTTTCAGGGTTAGAAACAAAAAAGAAACAATTTATTGTTATTCTGAAGAAGAAAGAAAAGATGCCATCGAAAAACTAAAACCAAAACCGGAAATCACCCGATTTAAAGGTTTGGGAGAGATCTCGCCAGATGAGTTCAAAAATTTTATTGGAGACACGATTCGTCTTGATCCAGTTATGATGGATAAACATACTTCGATTGAGCAATTGTTATCTTTCTACATGGGGAAAAATACTCCAGATAGACAAGAGTTTATTATCAAGAACTTGAAGGTGGAGATTGATGAGCTTGAGGAGGCTTAA
- a CDS encoding PDDEXK nuclease domain-containing protein, with the protein MPNGLQNKVIFQQVAELLQNARQQVLRTVNSTMTITYFEIGRIIVEEEQNGKDRAEYGKQLLKGLSQQLTKEFGKGFSIDVLERIRKFYLIYSKSATLLRILEIKNSATLSRNSEEKISQTSSAEFEKLDYETLSSFFKLSFSHYVFLMRIDDEKERRFYKIEAEKHNWSVRELKRQYDTALYTRLALSRDKEGILKLSEQGQIIEKPKDIIKDPYILEFLGLPELYQYSESQLEEEIINKLEQFLLELGHGFTFVARQERISFDDKHFRIDLVFYNRILRCFVLIDLKIGELKHQDLGQMQMYVNYYDREMRLEEENKTIGIVLCQNKSEAVVKYTLPENNEQIFASKYKTVLPSVEALKELLESNKM; encoded by the coding sequence GTGCCAAACGGTCTTCAAAATAAAGTCATTTTTCAGCAAGTTGCCGAGTTATTACAAAATGCCCGACAACAGGTTTTGCGTACCGTAAATTCAACAATGACCATTACCTATTTTGAAATTGGTAGAATTATTGTTGAAGAAGAACAAAATGGAAAAGATAGGGCTGAATATGGCAAGCAACTTTTAAAAGGACTTTCTCAACAATTGACTAAAGAGTTTGGAAAAGGGTTTTCTATTGATGTTTTAGAAAGGATTAGAAAGTTTTATTTGATTTATTCAAAATCCGCGACACTGTTGCGGATTTTAGAAATAAAGAATTCCGCGACACTGTCTCGGAATTCTGAAGAGAAGATTTCGCAGACATCATCTGCGGAATTCGAGAAACTAGATTATGAAACTTTGTCTTCATTTTTCAAATTGAGTTTCAGTCATTATGTTTTTTTAATGCGAATTGATGATGAAAAAGAAAGACGTTTTTATAAAATCGAAGCTGAAAAACACAATTGGAGTGTTAGAGAATTGAAACGTCAGTATGATACGGCACTTTATACAAGATTAGCTTTAAGTAGAGATAAAGAAGGTATCTTAAAACTTTCAGAACAAGGCCAAATAATTGAAAAGCCGAAAGATATTATTAAAGATCCTTATATCCTTGAGTTTTTAGGGTTGCCAGAATTATATCAATATTCTGAATCACAATTAGAAGAAGAAATCATCAATAAACTGGAGCAGTTTTTATTAGAATTGGGTCACGGTTTTACTTTTGTTGCAAGACAGGAAAGAATTAGTTTTGATGATAAACATTTCAGGATTGACTTGGTTTTTTATAATAGAATATTAAGATGTTTTGTACTTATTGATTTGAAAATAGGAGAATTAAAACATCAGGATTTAGGGCAGATGCAAATGTATGTCAACTATTATGACAGAGAAATGCGTTTGGAAGAGGAAAATAAAACTATCGGAATTGTACTTTGTCAAAATAAAAGTGAAGCTGTTGTGAAATATACTTTACCAGAAAACAATGAACAGATTTTTGCCAGTAAATATAAAACTGTTTTACCAAGTGTTGAAGCTTTAAAAGAACTATTAGAAAGTAATAAAATGTAA